The Patescibacteria group bacterium genome has a window encoding:
- the murB gene encoding UDP-N-acetylmuramate dehydrogenase — protein MAIELKIKKSVPLSPLTTFKIGGPAKFFVEVKTKEDLLEAVEWARKEKEPIYFLGGGSNLLIADEGLPGLVIKFSNREAVNLSPRFACGAGASLAYVISLTRAAGLSGLEWGFGIPQALIGGCIRGNAGGFGMNTGDIIETVEVYNLHKNRWETLSQKDCQFGYRTSIFKTDPNLIIWSAIFRLKPAPVEQINAMVENNMQKRDASQPKLPNAGSVFKNLFVDDIRHINPQLAEFIDEQGVAKGGKIGAGYLIDMHGLKGKAMGGAKISLEHANFIVNTGRATARDVIELMEFVKKEIKIRFKVELEEEIVYLR, from the coding sequence ATGGCTATTGAGTTAAAGATCAAAAAAAGTGTACCATTGTCGCCATTGACCACTTTTAAGATTGGCGGGCCGGCGAAGTTTTTCGTGGAAGTGAAAACCAAGGAAGATCTGCTTGAGGCGGTCGAATGGGCAAGAAAAGAAAAGGAGCCGATTTATTTTTTGGGTGGCGGCTCGAATTTGCTGATTGCTGATGAAGGTTTGCCGGGGTTGGTGATCAAATTTTCCAATCGGGAAGCCGTCAATCTAAGTCCGCGTTTTGCCTGCGGCGCGGGTGCGTCATTGGCTTATGTAATTTCACTTACCCGAGCGGCCGGTTTATCCGGTTTGGAGTGGGGTTTTGGTATTCCGCAGGCGTTGATCGGCGGCTGTATCCGCGGCAATGCCGGCGGGTTTGGGATGAATACCGGCGATATTATTGAAACGGTAGAGGTTTACAATTTGCATAAAAATCGCTGGGAAACCTTAAGCCAGAAGGATTGCCAATTCGGTTATCGTACCAGTATTTTTAAAACCGATCCCAATTTGATAATTTGGTCGGCGATCTTCAGATTAAAACCGGCTCCGGTCGAACAAATCAACGCGATGGTCGAAAATAATATGCAGAAGCGCGACGCTTCTCAACCAAAATTACCCAACGCCGGTTCAGTTTTTAAGAATTTATTTGTCGACGATATCCGCCATATTAATCCGCAATTGGCTGAATTTATTGACGAGCAAGGCGTGGCTAAAGGCGGCAAGATCGGCGCCGGATATCTGATCGATATGCACGGTCTTAAGGGTAAGGCCATGGGCGGCGCGAAAATTTCCCTCGAGCACGCCAACTTTATCGTCAACACCGGCCGCGCCACGGCCCGCGACGTGATCGAGCTGATGGAATTCGTG